ACGGTTCCGGGGGCCCCGACGGCAACGGCGGCGGAACCGGCTGCGGCCACGACGCCGGCTGGCAGGGCTGCGGCGGCTTCATTCCCGGCCAGGGCGGCTTCGGTCACGGCTGCTTCAACGGCATCTGCGGCAGCTGGGACGGCGGCCGCGGCTGGTTCAGCGGCTGACCCGGCCGCCAACCACGGCGGACGGCTACCCCAGCAGCGAACGCACCACCGCGTCGGCCAACAGCCGTCCGCGGTCGGTCAGCACCAGGTGTTCACCGTCGATACGCAGTAGGCCGTCGCCGACAGCGTTCCCGGAACGCTCCCGCTCACCCGGATCCAGGGCAGCCAGCGCCAGCCCCTCGCGCATCCGCAGCCGCAGCATCACGTCTTCGGTGTGCCGGTCGGACTCCGAAAGCTCTTCGAAGCCGGCGACCGGCAGCGTCATCGCCGCCAGGATCTGCGCATAAGCGTTGGGGTGCTTGACATTCCAATAGCGCAAGGCTCCGTCGTAGCTGTGCGCACCCGGACCTGCGCCCCACCACCGGCCACCGCCCCAGTAGCCCAGATTATGCCGGCAGGCCGCACCCGGTCGGCTCCAGTTGGACACTTCGTACCAGTCCATACCGGCGGCCCGCAGGGTGGTGTCGACCAGTTCGTAGCGATGCGCCAGCACGTCGTCGTCGGGGGCGGGCAGTTCCCCGCGCCGCACCCGACGGGCCAGGGCGGTACCGCTCTCGACGATCAGGCTGTAGGCCGAGACGTGATCGACACCCGCTTCCAGCGCGGCATCCACCGAGCGCAGCAGGTCGTCGTCGGTCTCGCCGGGGGTGCCGTAGATCAGGTCGATGTTGAGGTGGTCGAATCCGGCCGCGCGCGCCTCCCGTGCGGCGGCGACCGGGCGTCCCGGCGAATGGATGCGGTCCAGGGTGGCCAGCACCCGCGGCGACACCGACTGCATCCCCAACGACACCCGGGTGTAGCCGGCGGCCCGGATCGTGTCGAAGAACTCCGGCGACGTCGACTCCGGGTTGGCCTCGGTGGTGACTTCGGCGTCATCGGCCAGACCGAAGTGTTCCCGCACGTGATCGAGCACCAGCGCCAACCGCGCGGCGCCCAGCAGCGACGGCGTGCCGCCACCGACGAACACAGTGTCGGCGCGCGGGCCGCCCAGGCGGGCCGCGGCCAACTCCAGTTCCCGGGCGAGCGCCGCCACCCAGGCGTCCGGGTTGGCGCCACCGAGCTCCGCCGGGGTGTAGGTGTTGAAGTCGCAGTAGCCGCACCGGGCGAAGCAGAACGGGACGTGCACGTACACCCCGAACGGGCCTGGGGACTCGAGCCGGTCCGGTGCCACCTCGGGCAGCGCTACCGCGGTCGCGGTGGTCATAACGGCCGATCATCCCACGGCGCCGCAGGCGACGCCGCCCGTCAGCGTCTCAGTAGGCCTGAACGTCCAGCCCGTCGGCGTCCGCGAACAGCGCCGACAGATAGTGGGTCAGCGACCCGACCGGGGCCGCCCCGGCACCCGTGGCGGCAGAACTGCCCCGGGATGCGCAGGTCGGCCAGGCGCCGGGCCCCTGGTCGGCCATGATTCGCTTGGCGACGGCGATCTGCTGCTGCGGGCTGGCCTGCGAGGGCAACCCGACCCCGCCGTTGGCGTCCCAGGCGGCAGCGCTGATCTGCAGACCGCCGTAGTCGCCATTACCGCTGTCGGCGGCCCAGTCCCCGCCGGATTCGCACTTGGCGATGGCTTCCCAATTGATCGGATCGGCGTTGGCCGCGCCGGTCAGTTCGGCGGCCCCGGCCAGCAGCGCCGCGACGGCCAGCACTGTGAACTTCCTCATACCAACTCCACCTTGCTGGCCAGCCAACGGCCGTCGACCTTGTCCATGGTCATCCGGATCCGGCTGCGGTCCATCACCGGTTCGGGGTTGTCGGCGTTGCGCACCGCCTGGTTGACCAGCAGCACGACGACGGCATGGCTGTGGTCGGCGGATTTGACCACCGCCTCGGCGACGTGGCCGCGCGCGGTCGCCTTGTTGTCGATCAGCAGCTGACGCACCTTCGCCCCCGTCCGGGTGTGCATCCGGTTGAACTCGCCGGTCGACCCGTCGGCGATGTCGGCGAAGTTGCGGTCGACGTCGTCGGCGTCGATATCGGTCAGCCGCAACACATATGCCTCGGCGGCCTGCAACGCCTGCTCGCCGGCGAGATGGGTTTGGTAGTGCTGGAAGGCCAACCATGAGCCACCGCCCACACCGGCCATCAGAGTCGCGATCGCCAGCCAGCGCCGCAGCAGAGCACGCCCGCCTGCCCGCGGGAGCGGTTCCGATACCGGTGGCGGCTCCCACACCGGTTCCCACCCGAAGTCGACAACACTCACCTGCCCCACCCGCCTTCCGATCCGCCGCTGTGTGCGGCTTCGACGTATCGGTCCGCACGGTCCCGGCCCGGCCCGCTCCGACCCTCCCGTCCCGACCGCACCGCCGTCGGGTCCCAGATGAGTTTCGCGCACGCTGATCACAACTTTGCGCCGGTAAGGAAGATTTTCGGCATCCATGGCATAATCGGCCAGGTGACTGCCGCCTACTGCACCGCATCCGGGGTTGCCCTGGTGGCTCGGCGGCACATCGATCTCAAGCGGGTTTGTAGCTGTCGCTGTCTGCCTTGATGTCGTAGAACCGCCCACCTGTATTTTCCAGCTGGCCGCCGGATCTGCGCCGCCGGAGACAGTCGCCGGTTGCCTACGCTCAATCCCGCCAGCTCCTTCGTGAAGGAGAATCCATGACCGCCACTTCGACTGCGTCCAGCACCGCGGGCGCAGCCCGCAAGCGCAGCGAGGCCCAATGGGCACTCGGCGAGACCGAACCGGTCAACCACAACGAGCAGTTCAAGCAGGACGATCCGGCGCTGAACGTGCGCGCCCGGATCGTCGACGTGTACTCCAAGCAGGGCTTCGACTCGATCGCCAAAGACGACCTGCGCGGCCGGTTCCGCTGGATGGGCCTCTACACCCAGCGAGAGCAGGGCTACGACGGCACCTTCACCGGTGACGAGAACGCCGACCTGCTGGAGGCCCGTTACTTCATGATGCGGGTGCGTTGCGACGGCAAGGCGCTGTCGGCCGCCGCGATGCGGACCCTGGGCGAGATCTCCGTCGACTACGCGCGGGGCACCGCCGACATCTCCGACCGCAACAACCTGCAATACCACTGGATCGAGATCGAGAAGGTCCCGGAGATCTGGGACCGGTTGGATGCGGTCGGCCTGCAGACCACCGAGGCCTGCGGCGACTGCCCGCGCGGCATGCTCGGCTCGCCGCTGGCCGGCGAATCGCTCGACGAGGTGCTCGACCCCTCGCCCGCCCTCGACGAGATCGTCCGCCGCTACATCGGCAACCCGGACTACGCCAATCTGCCGCGCAAATACAAGACCGCGGTCTCGGGCCTGCCGGACGTCGCCCACGAGATCAACGACATCTCCTTCATCGGCGTCAACCACCCCGAGCACGGACCGGGCCTGGACCTGTGGGTCGGCGGTGGCCTGTCCACCAACCCGATGCTGGCCCAGCGCCTGGGCGCGTGGGTGCCCCTGGACGAGGTGCCCGACGTCTGGGAGGCCGTCACCAGCCTGTTCCGTGACTACGGCTACCGCCGGCTGCGCTCCAAGGCGCGGCTGAAGTTCCTGCTCAAGGACTGGGGCGCGGAGAAGTTCCGGGAAGTTCTCGAAACCGAATACCTCAAGCGCCCGCTGATCGACGGACCGGCGGCGGCACAGCCCACCGCGACCATCGACCACGTCGGGGTGCAGAAGACCCGCAATGGCCGCAACGCGGTCGGAGTGGCCCCGATCTCCGGCCGGGTCAGCGGCGAGACGCTGCTCAAGGTCGCCGAGCTGATGGAGCAGGTCGGTTCCGACCGGGCCCGGTTCACTCCGTACCAGAAGCTGGTCATCCTCGACGTTCCTGACGAGAAGCTCGACGGGTTGCTCGCCGAGCTGGACGCGTTGGGCCTGCCGGCCAACCCGTCCCCGTGGCGGCGCAACCTGATGGCCTGCACCGGACTGGAGTTCTGCAAGCTGTCGTTCGTCGAGACCCGCGTGCGGGCCCAGGGCCTGGTCCCCGAGCTCGAGCAGCGTCTCGAGGACCTCAACGCCGCCCTGGACGTGCCGGTCACGGTCAACATCAACGGGTGCCCGAACTCGTGTGCCCGAATCCAGGTGGCCGACATCGGGTTCAAGGGCCAGATGATCGACGACGGCAACGGCAACTCGGTCCCCGGCTTCCAGGTGCACCTGGGCGGCAGCCTGGGCGCCGACAGCGGGTTCGGCCGGAAATTACGGCAGCACAAGGTGCTCAGCGACGAGCTCGGCGACTACATCGAGCGGGTGGTACGCAATTTCATCAAGGGCCGCAACGCCGGTGAGCGATTCGCCCAGTGGGCGGTGCGGGCCGAAGAGGACGACCTGCGATGAGGCAGCAGACCGAGGATCAGCTGCGCGAGCTGGCCGCCCGCGGCGCCGCGGAACTCGATGGCGCCAGCGCCACCGAACTGCTGGAGTGGACCGACGCGAACTTCGGTGGGGTCCGCGGCCCGCGCGGCGGCGCCACCTGTAACTACGTAGTGGCCTCCAATATGGCCGATGCGGTGCTGGTGGATCTGGCGGCCAAGGTCCGCGCGGGTGTTCCGGTGCTGTTCCTCGACACCGGCTACCACTTCGCCGAAACCGTCGGCACCCGCGACGCGGTGGAGGCGATGTATGACATCCAGTTGGTCAACGTCACCCCCGAGCAGACCGTGGCGGAGCAGGACGCCGCGCACGGCAAGGATCTGTTCGCCTCCAATCCGGCGCTGTGCTGCCGGCTGCGCAAAGTCGAACCCCTGGCCCGCACGCTGCGCGGCTACTCGGCGTGGGTGACCGGGCTGCGCCGGGTGGAGGCGCCGACGCGTGCCAACGCCCCGCTGGTCAGCTTCGACGAGCAGTTCGGGCTGGTGAAGATCAACCCGCTCGCCGCCTGGACCGATGAGGAGATGCACGCCTACATCGCCACGAACAACGTGCTGGTCAACCCGCTGGTCGACGAGGGGTACCCGTCGATCGGCTGCCTACCGTGCACGGCCAAACCCGCGGCCGGCTCCGACCCGCGCAGCGGACGCTGGGCGGGCCTCGCCAAGACCGAATGCGGGTTGCACGCCTCGTGACAGGTCCCGCTACAACGCTGGTGTTGACCGCGCACGGCAGCCGGGACCCGCGCTCGGCTGCCAATACCCACGCGATCGCCGGGCACCTGCGCCGGGTGGCACCGGAATTCACCGTGCAGGTGGCGTTCTGCGAACACAGCACGCCGATCCTGCGCGACGCACTAGACACCGTGACCGGCCCGACCGGCCAGACCATCGTGGTCCCGTTCCTCCTGGCCAGCGCCTACCACGCCCGCATCGACATCCCGGGGGTGATCGCCCAGTCCGGGGCCGCCGTGCAGGTGGCTCCCACCCTGGGCGAGGATGACCGGCTGGTGCAGGTTCTCGGTGAGCGGCTCACCGCCGCCGGGGCGTCCCGTTTCGACCCCGAGCTCGGCGTGGTGGTGGTCGCGGTGGGTTCCTCGCATGCTGCGGCTAATGCGCAAACCGCCCGCGTCGCCGCGCCGTTGGCCCGCGGAACCCGTTGGGCCGGAGTCGAAGTCGCCTTCGCCACGCAGGGACCGTCGGTGCCCGAAGCCGTCGAGCGCCTGCGGGAACGCGGGGCCACCAGGCTGATGATCGCCCCGTGGTTCCTGGCGCACGGGCGGATCACCGACAAGATCGCCGCCTATGCCGCGCAAGCCGGGATCGCGATGGCCGAGCCGCTCGGCGCGCACCGCCTGGTGGCGGCGACCGTGCTGGACCGGGTGGAGGCGGCGCTCACCGAAAGTCACGCCGCGGCCTGACGCTTGGTTTCCCGGCTGCGCGCCGGAGCAGGCCCCCTACACCGACACCGGCGTGTCTGCGGCCGCTACGTCCTGCAGCGGGGGCACCCTGGTCGCCCGCACGTAGACGGTGTCGCCTTCGGCCAGGGCCAGCGCCTCGGCGTCACCGCGGGTGATCTGCGCGGTGAAAGGCACCTTGGTGGCGCCGTTGGTCAGCTCCACGCGCACCTCGAAGCCCAATGCCACCACCCGGTCGACCACCGCACGCACCACCGCGGACACCTCGGCGTCACCCGCGCCTCCCGCTGCTGCCACCGCCATCTCCGGGGTGCGGCCCACCCGGATGTCATGCGGGCGCACCAGGGCACCGTTGAGCGACGAGACCGCCCCCAGGAACGACATGACGAATGCGTTCGCCGGGGCGTCGTAGACCTCGGTCGGGCTGCCGAGCTGCTCGATGCGGCCCTGGTTGAGCACGGCGATCCGGTCCGCGACGTCCAGCGCCTCGGCCTGGTCGTGGGTGACCAACACCGTGGTGACGTTCACCTCGTCATGCAGCCGGCGCAGCCAGGCCCGTAGATCCTCCCGAACCTTCGCATCCAGGGCGCCGAACGGCTCGTCGAGCAGCAGCACCTGCGGATCCACCGCCAGCGCTCGCGCCAACGCCATCCGCTGCCGCTGCCCGCCGGAGAGCTGGTTGGGGTAGCGGGTCTGAAAACCGCTGAGCCCCACCACTTCCAGCAGGTTGTCAACCTTCTCCTTGACCTCGGACTTGGGCCGCTTGCGGATCTTGAGCCCGAACGCCACGTTGTCCCGCACCGTCATGTGCTTGAACGCCGCGTAGTGCTGGAACACGAATCCGATGCCTCGCCGCTGCGGCGGGATCCCGGTCACGTCGACGCCGTTGATGGTGACGGTCCCGCTGTCGGGGTGGTCCAGGCCGGCGATCGCCCGCAGCAGCGTCGACTTGCCCGAGCCGCTGGGGCCGAGCAGCGCGGTCAGTGATCCGGACGGCACCGCGAAGTCGACGTTGTCCAATGCGACGAAGTCTCCGTAGCGCTTGTTCGCCCCCCGCACCGTGATTGCGTTGCTCATCTGTTTACCTTTCCGGCCCGGCGCATATCGAGCACCACCTGAACGATCAACACCAGTACCGACACCGTCATCAGCAGTGTGGACAGGGCGTAGGCGCCGTATTCGGCACCGCGGTTGTAACGGTCGGACACCAGCAGCGTCAGCGTCTGGGACGTGCCGGGCAGGTTCGACGACACGATCAACACCGCGCCGTACTCGCCGAGGGTGCGCGCCACGGTCAGCACGATCCCGTACGTCAGCCCCCACCGGATCGAGGGCAGCGTGATCCGCCAGAACGTCTGCCACCAACTCGAACCCAGCGTCGCCGCCGCCTCCTCCATGTCGGTGCCCAATTCGTGCAGCACCGGTTCGACTTCCCGGATCACGAACGGCAGGGTGACGAAGATGCTGGCCAGCACGATGCCCGGCAGGCCGAAGATGATCTTGAGGCCCCAGTCGTTCTCCACGAAGCCCAGCAACCCGGCCGACCCCCACAGCACGATCAGCGCGACACCGACGACCACCGGCGACACCGCGAACGGCAGGTCGATGATCGCCTGCAGTGCCCCCTTGCCACGGAACCTGTTGCGGGCCAATACCAATGCGGTCGGAATGCCGAAGATGACGTTCAGCGGCACCACGATCGCCACCACCAGCAGCGACAACTGCAACGCCGAGATCGCCGCCGGGGTGGAAATGTAGGCGAAGAACTGCCCGAATCCGGGCGCGAAGCTGCGCCACAGGATCAACGACACCGGAACGATCAGCAGCAGCCCGACGTAGACCAGCGCCACGAACCGGAGCAGGTAGCGGACTTTCCGTGACGGACTCATGTCGACCGCTCCTGCCGCTTGGTCACCCGCGCACCCAGCACTCGCAGCACCAACAGCACCAGGAAGGAAACAGCGAGCAGTACAAGGGATATCGCCGCGGCGCCGGTGCGGTCGTCGTTCTCGATCAAGGTGCGGATCCACTGGGAGGACACCTCGGTCTTGCCGGGCACGGCCCCGCCGATCAGCACCACCGAGCCGAACTCGCCGATCGCCCGGGAGAACGCCAGCCCCGCCCCGGTCAGCAGCGCCGGCGTGAGCGACGGCAGGACCACGGTGCGAAAGATCGTCGCGCCGGAGGCGCCCAGCGAGGCCGCGGCCTCCTCGACCTCCCGGTCGATCTCCAGCAGCACCGGTTGCACGGCCCGCACCACGAACGGCAGCGTGACGAACGCCAGGGCCAGGCCGACGCCCCAGGCGGTGTGCTGCAGGTGCAGCTGCACCGGACTGGCCGGGCCGTACAGCGCCAGCATCACCAGACTGGCGACGATGGTGGGCAACGCGAACGGCAGGTCGATGATCACGTCGACGAAGCGCTTGCCGACGAAGTCGTCACGCACCAGCACCCAGGCGATCAGCAGTCCGAACACCAGGTTGACCACGGTGACGCCGGCCGCGATCGTCAACGTCACCCGGAAGGACTCCAGCGCGGAGTGCGAGGTGACCGCCAGCCGAAACGCCTGCCAGCCACCGCCGGCGGACTGCCAGGCGATCGCCGCCAGCGGTGCCAGCACGATCAGCGACAGCCATATCACCGCCGCACCCACCCGCAGCGAGACGCCTTCCCGCCGGAACCCGTTGCGCACCGGTTGCCCGCCCTCGCCGGGCCGGGTCGCCTCGGTGACCACGATCGCCGTCATCCGGTGACCCGGGTGTAGATCTTGGTGATGGTGCCGCTCTCCTTGTCGAACAGGCCGGTGTCGGCGACGTCCCAGCCCCCGAGATCGGCGATCGTCCAGAGCTTGTCCGGCGCCGGGAACTCCTCGCCGAACTCGGCCGCGACGGCCGGGTCGGCCGGACGGAAACCGGCCTGCGCCCACAGGCGTTGCGCAACCGTCGTGTACTGGAAGTTCTTGAACGCGGTGACGGTGTCGAGGTGCCTGCTGGAGGTCACCACCGCCAACGGGTTCTCGATTTTGAAGGTCTGCAACGGGTTCACGTGCTCCACCGCCTTGCCCTTGCGCTCGACGGCGATCGCCTCGTTCTCGTAACTGATCAGCACGTCGCCGCTGCCCTGCAGGAACACGTCGGTGGCCTCCCGCCCGGAGCCCGGGCGCAGCTTGACGTGGTCGCTGACCAGTTTGTCGACGAAGTCCAGGCCGGCCTGCGGGTCCTTGCCGCCCGCACTCTTGACGGCGTAGGGAGCCAGCAGGTTCCACTTGGCCGATCCCGAGCTCAGCGGGCTGGGGGTGATCACCTCGACGCCGGGCGCCAACAGGTCGTCCCAGTCCTTGATGTGCTTGGGATTGCCCTGCCGCACCACCAGGGTCACCACCGAACCGAACGGGATGCCCTTGGTGACGTCGGCGTTCCAGTCCTCAGCCACCTTGCCGGCCTTGACCAGGCGGGTGATGTCGGGTTCCACCGAGAAGTTCACGATGTCGGCGGGTTTGCCGTTGGCGACACCGCGGGACTGGTCCCCCGAGGCGCCGTAGGACGTGACGACCTGCACGTCAGCACCTTCCTCGGTGCCGTAGAAAGCCGGGATCACCTTGCTCCAGCCGGGTTCGGGAACCGCGTAGGCCACCAGCGTCAGTGTGGTGTGCGCGTCGGACCGCTCGGCACCACCGACCACGTCGCTGGGCCCGCCGCCGCAGCCGGCGATCAGACAGACGGCCAGCGCCAGGGCGCCGCCGCGTGTGACGGTGTGAAGCATTGATGACCTTTCAGTGCGGGCTGAGGGAATTCGGTCCCGTCACTTCGCAGAGATGGTTGCCCAATGGGTGACATTCCGGGCATTAGGACACCAAAGCGTCGACGGAGCGGGTGTTCAGCGACAACAGTGCACGTCGGCCACAGCGCAAGTACCAACGGCAATGAGGGCCAAGACGTGGCACTCTCCATTACCGGACGCTGCGAGCATGCCGGGAAGCGTAACAGAACCCCGCGGTTCAGCGGGTCTCGACGGAGGAGAGCCGAAGCTGGAACCGCGGCATGAACCCCGCGGTTCAGCGAGGCTCGACGGAGGAGAGCCGAAGCTGGAACCGCGGCATGAACCCAGCGGTTCAGCGGGTCAGCGGGTCAGCAGCCAGCTGACGATCACCAGCACGATCAGACCGACCAGAATCAACGTCACCTGCGAGCGCGGCATCAGCGCGGCCCGCCATCGTGGTGCCGGACACGTTCCAGCACCCGGATTCCTTGTCCCAATGCCGCGTCCAGCACCACCGCCAGGCCATAGGCCAGCGCCAGCACCACCGGCATCACCACCGCGGTCTGGACCACGAAACCGAGCCCGGACAGCCAGAGCTCAACGCCATCCCACCAGCTCAGGAAGCCAACCATCCCGCCCACTGTAGCGGTGATCGCAGGCGCGGCGAAGCCGGGCGAACGGGGGCGCCGCCATCGGCTCGAGCGGGCCGCCGGCGGAAACCACAAAGCGGCGGGTCAGGTGGACGTGCGGCAGGCCGCCAGAGATGATGTCGGAATGGTCCTGCACACCCCGCCGGGCGATGCACCCGACAAGACCGCTCCGGCAGTCGCCGGGAAAACCTCGGACGGCCGTGTCGCCGCCAAGGCGACCCGCCACTGTCGGCCACCGCGCCGGTGCCCTATTCGGCGGCGCCAGGTCAGGTGCGCAACTCGTTTCCGCCGATCGCCGACTACGCGTTCCTGTCCGACTGTGAGACCAACTGCCTGATCTCGGCGGCCGGCTCGGTGGAGTGGATGTGCGTGCCGCGGCCCGACTCCCCCAGCGTGTTCGGCTCGATCCTGGACCGCGGCGCCGGGCATTTTCGGCTCGGGCCCTACGGGGTCGCGGTGCCCGCGGCGCGGCGCTACCTGCCCGGCAGTCCGATCATGGAGACCACCTGGCAGACCCACACCGGCTGGCTGATCGTGCGGGATGCGCTGGTGATGGGCAAGTGGCACGACATCGAAACCCGGTCGCAGACTCATCGGCGTACCCCGATGGACTGGGACGCCGAGCACATCCTGCTGCGCACGGTGCGCTGCGTCAGCGGCACGGTCGAGTTGACCATGAGCTGCGAGCCGGCGTTCGACTACCACCGCACCAGCGCCACCTGGGAGTACTCGGCCAACGCCTACGGTGAGGCGATCGCGCGGGCCCGGCAGAACCCCGACGCCCACCCGACGTTGCGGTTGACGACCAATCTGCGGCTGGGCCTGGAAGGCCGGGAGGCGCGGGCCCGCACCCGGCTGACCGAGGGCGACGACGTCTTCGTGGCGTTGAGCTGGTCCAAACACCCTGCGCCGCAGACCTACGCCGAAGCCGCCGACAAGATGTGGAACACCACCGAGTGCTGGCGGCAGTGGATCAACATCGGCAATTTCCCCGACCACCCGTGGCGGGTCTATCTACAGCGCAGCGCACTGACCCTGAAGGGGCTGACCTATTCGCCTACCGGCGCCCTGCTGGCAGCGGCTACCACGTCGCTGCCGGAAACCCCTCAAGGCGAACGTAATTGGGATTACCGCTACGCCTGGGTGCGGGATTCGACATTCGCGCTGTGGGGGCTCTACACGCTCGGGCTGGACCGCGAGGCCGACGACTTCTTCTCCTTCATCGCCGACGTATCCGGTGCCAACAACGGCCAGCAGCGCCCGCTGCAGGTGATGTACGGCGTCGGCGGGGAACACGAACTCGCCGAAGAGGAACTGGAACACCTGTCCGGCTACGACAACGCCCACCCGGTGCGGATCGGCAACGGCGCCTACAACCAGCGTCAGCACGACATCTGGGGCACCATGCTGGACTCGGTCTACCTGCACGCCAAGTCCCGTGAGCAGATCCCCGAAACCCTGTGGCCGGTGCTCAAGCGTCAGGTGGAGGAGGCGATCGCGCACTGGCGCGAGCCCGATCGCGGCATCTGGGAGGTGCGCGGCGAACCGCAGCACTTCACCTCGTCGAAGGTGATGTGCTGGGTGGCGCTGGACCGCGGCTCCAAGCTGGCCGAGTTGCAGGGCGAGGTGTCCTACGCCCGGCAGTGGCGGGTGATCGCCGAGGAGATCAAGGCAGATGTGCTGGCCAACGGGGTGGATTCCCGCGGTGTGCTGACCCAGAGCTACGGCAGCGATGCACTGGACGCCTCGCTGCTGCTGGTGGTGCTGACCCGGTTCCTGCCGGCCGACGATCCGCGGGTACGCGCCACCGTGATGGCGATCGCCGAAGAACTCACCGAGGACGGTCTGGTGCTGCGCTACCGGACCGAGGAGACCGACGACGGCTTGTCCGGCACCGAGGGCTCGTTCACCATCTGCTCGTTCTGGCTGGTCTCGGCGCTGGTGGAGATCGGTGAGGTCAGCCAGGCCAAGCATCTGTGCGAGCGGCTGTTGTCGTTCGCCAGCCCGCTGCACCTCTACGCCGAGGAGATCGAGCCCCGCACCGGTCGGCACCTGGGCAACTTCCCGCAGGCGTTCACCCACCTGGCGCTGATCAACGCCGTCGTGCACGTGATCCGCGCCGAGGAGGAGGCCGACTCCACCGGGGGATTCCAGCCCGCGAACGCACCCAATTAGCGCTCGCTGCGTCAGCCGGGTCAGCCGGGTCAGCCGCTGAGAACGCGGACCTTGTCCAGCATCGCCCGCGCCAGGTCGGCGGCGGTGGTGTCCCCGGGCGGTGGGGCGTCGGCATGGTCGTCCTCGCCGGCGAACCAGAACACGTCGACGTCGACGAGGCAGTTCACCCGCGCCGCCACCGCCCGCGTCACCCGCAGGCCCACCTCGCCGCCCACGGTGGTGCGCACGGTGGCGGTGAGCACCCCGTCGGCAGTGGAGACGTCGATGATTTCGCCGCTGGCATCGCCGCTGTCCTCACCGGAACGGACCACCGTGACCCCGTCGCAGTGGCCCCACTGCTGCGAGAACTTCTCGAAGAGCGCCTCGGCGTCGGCGGCGGTGGCCAGTGCGATCACGGCCTCGCCCACCCCCGTCAGCGGCGAATCGTCGGGAGCGGAGGTGCTGTCCCAGAACTCGTGGGCGACATCCTGTGCACCGGCGGAGCCGTAAACCGATTTCTGGCCGCCCACCGCGGCGCCGACGCAGTCTTCCGGCTCCGCTTCGTCCCAGGCGTCGGGCAGGTCGTCGACGCCGCCGAACCGCGGCGGCAGAGACGGGTCACTGCGGAAGCCCTGGCCGACGATCTTCGACAGCTCGGCGTCGTCGAGCAACACCTGCCGAACTGCCATCCCGGCGACCGGTGTGGGGGCCAATCCCGGTGCGGGCCTGACGGTTCCGCTGACCACCGTGGTGCACCCGCTGGCCAGCAGCATCAGCGCCGCCGCAGCTGCCGCGGTTCTGCCTGCCCGGGCGGCCACTATTTCTTGGTTCTTTCCCCGGTGGACCCGCCGCCATCGGTG
This is a stretch of genomic DNA from Mycolicibacter terrae. It encodes these proteins:
- the hemW gene encoding radical SAM family heme chaperone HemW; translation: MTTATAVALPEVAPDRLESPGPFGVYVHVPFCFARCGYCDFNTYTPAELGGANPDAWVAALARELELAAARLGGPRADTVFVGGGTPSLLGAARLALVLDHVREHFGLADDAEVTTEANPESTSPEFFDTIRAAGYTRVSLGMQSVSPRVLATLDRIHSPGRPVAAAREARAAGFDHLNIDLIYGTPGETDDDLLRSVDAALEAGVDHVSAYSLIVESGTALARRVRRGELPAPDDDVLAHRYELVDTTLRAAGMDWYEVSNWSRPGAACRHNLGYWGGGRWWGAGPGAHSYDGALRYWNVKHPNAYAQILAAMTLPVAGFEELSESDRHTEDVMLRLRMREGLALAALDPGERERSGNAVGDGLLRIDGEHLVLTDRGRLLADAVVRSLLG
- a CDS encoding transglycosylase family protein, which produces MRKFTVLAVAALLAGAAELTGAANADPINWEAIAKCESGGDWAADSGNGDYGGLQISAAAWDANGGVGLPSQASPQQQIAVAKRIMADQGPGAWPTCASRGSSAATGAGAAPVGSLTHYLSALFADADGLDVQAY
- a CDS encoding Ms4527A family Cys-rich leader peptide, with the translated sequence MSFAHADHNFAPVRKIFGIHGIIGQVTAAYCTASGVALVARRHIDLKRVCSCRCLP
- a CDS encoding nitrite/sulfite reductase; amino-acid sequence: MTATSTASSTAGAARKRSEAQWALGETEPVNHNEQFKQDDPALNVRARIVDVYSKQGFDSIAKDDLRGRFRWMGLYTQREQGYDGTFTGDENADLLEARYFMMRVRCDGKALSAAAMRTLGEISVDYARGTADISDRNNLQYHWIEIEKVPEIWDRLDAVGLQTTEACGDCPRGMLGSPLAGESLDEVLDPSPALDEIVRRYIGNPDYANLPRKYKTAVSGLPDVAHEINDISFIGVNHPEHGPGLDLWVGGGLSTNPMLAQRLGAWVPLDEVPDVWEAVTSLFRDYGYRRLRSKARLKFLLKDWGAEKFREVLETEYLKRPLIDGPAAAQPTATIDHVGVQKTRNGRNAVGVAPISGRVSGETLLKVAELMEQVGSDRARFTPYQKLVILDVPDEKLDGLLAELDALGLPANPSPWRRNLMACTGLEFCKLSFVETRVRAQGLVPELEQRLEDLNAALDVPVTVNINGCPNSCARIQVADIGFKGQMIDDGNGNSVPGFQVHLGGSLGADSGFGRKLRQHKVLSDELGDYIERVVRNFIKGRNAGERFAQWAVRAEEDDLR
- a CDS encoding phosphoadenylyl-sulfate reductase, whose product is MRQQTEDQLRELAARGAAELDGASATELLEWTDANFGGVRGPRGGATCNYVVASNMADAVLVDLAAKVRAGVPVLFLDTGYHFAETVGTRDAVEAMYDIQLVNVTPEQTVAEQDAAHGKDLFASNPALCCRLRKVEPLARTLRGYSAWVTGLRRVEAPTRANAPLVSFDEQFGLVKINPLAAWTDEEMHAYIATNNVLVNPLVDEGYPSIGCLPCTAKPAAGSDPRSGRWAGLAKTECGLHAS
- a CDS encoding sirohydrochlorin chelatase translates to MRVARLVTGPATTLVLTAHGSRDPRSAANTHAIAGHLRRVAPEFTVQVAFCEHSTPILRDALDTVTGPTGQTIVVPFLLASAYHARIDIPGVIAQSGAAVQVAPTLGEDDRLVQVLGERLTAAGASRFDPELGVVVVAVGSSHAAANAQTARVAAPLARGTRWAGVEVAFATQGPSVPEAVERLRERGATRLMIAPWFLAHGRITDKIAAYAAQAGIAMAEPLGAHRLVAATVLDRVEAALTESHAAA
- a CDS encoding sulfate/molybdate ABC transporter ATP-binding protein encodes the protein MSNAITVRGANKRYGDFVALDNVDFAVPSGSLTALLGPSGSGKSTLLRAIAGLDHPDSGTVTINGVDVTGIPPQRRGIGFVFQHYAAFKHMTVRDNVAFGLKIRKRPKSEVKEKVDNLLEVVGLSGFQTRYPNQLSGGQRQRMALARALAVDPQVLLLDEPFGALDAKVREDLRAWLRRLHDEVNVTTVLVTHDQAEALDVADRIAVLNQGRIEQLGSPTEVYDAPANAFVMSFLGAVSSLNGALVRPHDIRVGRTPEMAVAAAGGAGDAEVSAVVRAVVDRVVALGFEVRVELTNGATKVPFTAQITRGDAEALALAEGDTVYVRATRVPPLQDVAAADTPVSV
- the cysW gene encoding sulfate ABC transporter permease subunit CysW, yielding MSPSRKVRYLLRFVALVYVGLLLIVPVSLILWRSFAPGFGQFFAYISTPAAISALQLSLLVVAIVVPLNVIFGIPTALVLARNRFRGKGALQAIIDLPFAVSPVVVGVALIVLWGSAGLLGFVENDWGLKIIFGLPGIVLASIFVTLPFVIREVEPVLHELGTDMEEAAATLGSSWWQTFWRITLPSIRWGLTYGIVLTVARTLGEYGAVLIVSSNLPGTSQTLTLLVSDRYNRGAEYGAYALSTLLMTVSVLVLIVQVVLDMRRAGKVNR